The following are from one region of the Capsicum annuum cultivar UCD-10X-F1 chromosome 1, UCD10Xv1.1, whole genome shotgun sequence genome:
- the LOC107854677 gene encoding mannose/glucose-specific lectin isoform X2 yields MENIGFKIETVTSTKLKGTTWEDVDVGDIAMIFISYGRAVSHLQFLYVKDGKFSLSGRHGDLIENLEIIKLDYPSEYLIGVNGRHGTFGTERILKSITFVTNKNSYGPFPKNKPTYMGSEDTEFNINVLDHGWLNGFHGTTSGSQLESFGVNIKPMPIIIPPKKEIDYAKIDVIDG; encoded by the exons atggaaaatatAGGATTCAAAATTGAAACTGTGACAAGTACTAAATTGAAAGGAACAACATGGGAAGATGTTGATGTTGGTGATATTgcaatgatttttatttcatatggaaGAGCAGTAAGCCATCTCCAATTTTTATATGTCAAAGACGGGAAATTTTCTCTATCAGGGAGACATGGTGACCTTATAGAAAATCTGGAAATT ATCAAGCTGGATTATCCATCTGAATATCTAATTGGAGTAAATGGTCGTCATGGAACATTTGGAACAGAGAGAATTTTGAAATCAATCACCTTTGTGACTAACAAAAATTCATATGGACCATTTCCAAAAAATAAACCTACTTATATGGGAAGTGAAGATACAGAATTTAATATAAATGTATTGGATCATGGTTGGCTCAATGGATTTCATGGCACAACTTCTGGTAGTCAACTTGAAAGTTTTGGAGTTAATATCAAACCAATGCCAATTATTATACCTCCAAAAAAGGAGATTGATTATGCAAAAATTGATGTAATTGATGGTTGA
- the LOC107854677 gene encoding agglutinin alpha chain isoform X1 → MENIGFKIETVTSTKLKGTTWEDVDVGDIAMIFISYGRAVSHLQFLYVKDGKFSLSGRHGDLIENLEINLQIKLDYPSEYLIGVNGRHGTFGTERILKSITFVTNKNSYGPFPKNKPTYMGSEDTEFNINVLDHGWLNGFHGTTSGSQLESFGVNIKPMPIIIPPKKEIDYAKIDVIDG, encoded by the exons atggaaaatatAGGATTCAAAATTGAAACTGTGACAAGTACTAAATTGAAAGGAACAACATGGGAAGATGTTGATGTTGGTGATATTgcaatgatttttatttcatatggaaGAGCAGTAAGCCATCTCCAATTTTTATATGTCAAAGACGGGAAATTTTCTCTATCAGGGAGACATGGTGACCTTATAGAAAATCTGGAAATT AATTTGCAGATCAAGCTGGATTATCCATCTGAATATCTAATTGGAGTAAATGGTCGTCATGGAACATTTGGAACAGAGAGAATTTTGAAATCAATCACCTTTGTGACTAACAAAAATTCATATGGACCATTTCCAAAAAATAAACCTACTTATATGGGAAGTGAAGATACAGAATTTAATATAAATGTATTGGATCATGGTTGGCTCAATGGATTTCATGGCACAACTTCTGGTAGTCAACTTGAAAGTTTTGGAGTTAATATCAAACCAATGCCAATTATTATACCTCCAAAAAAGGAGATTGATTATGCAAAAATTGATGTAATTGATGGTTGA